A DNA window from Bradyrhizobium barranii subsp. barranii contains the following coding sequences:
- a CDS encoding carbohydrate ABC transporter permease — protein sequence MSVTTLSSPVLAHRQQSWLVRLFDYKPFLIVMCLAPAIGLLAVFLTYPLGLGIWLAFTDTTIGRRGVFVGLENFQYLLTDPLWWGAVFYSVFYTAVATFGKFALGFWLALLLNNHFPFKSLLRAIVLLPWIVPTVLSALAFWWIYDPQFSIISYLLVDVLHWRTTNIDFLGAPWPARFSLIAANIWRGIPFVAISLLAGLQTISPSLYEAAMLDGASAWQRFRYITFPMMMPILAIVMTFSIIFTFTDFQLVYAITRGGPVNSTHLLATLAFQRGIAGGELGEGAAIAVSMIPFLVFATLFSYFGLARRKWQQGEAND from the coding sequence ATGTCCGTGACCACCCTCTCCTCCCCCGTACTGGCGCACCGGCAGCAATCCTGGCTGGTGCGGTTGTTCGACTACAAGCCGTTCCTGATCGTGATGTGCCTGGCGCCCGCGATCGGGCTCCTCGCGGTGTTTCTGACCTATCCGCTCGGTCTCGGCATCTGGCTCGCCTTCACCGACACCACGATCGGCCGACGTGGCGTCTTCGTGGGCCTTGAGAATTTCCAGTATCTGCTCACCGATCCCCTCTGGTGGGGCGCGGTGTTCTACAGCGTGTTCTATACGGCGGTCGCGACCTTCGGAAAGTTCGCGCTCGGCTTCTGGCTCGCGCTGCTGCTCAACAACCATTTTCCGTTCAAGAGCCTGCTCCGCGCCATCGTGCTGCTGCCCTGGATCGTGCCGACGGTGCTCTCGGCGCTGGCGTTCTGGTGGATCTACGATCCGCAATTCTCGATCATCTCCTATTTGCTGGTCGACGTGCTGCATTGGCGCACCACCAACATCGACTTCCTCGGCGCGCCCTGGCCGGCGCGCTTCTCGCTAATCGCGGCGAATATCTGGCGCGGCATTCCCTTCGTCGCGATCTCGCTGCTCGCGGGCCTGCAGACCATTTCGCCCTCGCTCTACGAGGCCGCGATGCTCGACGGCGCCAGCGCCTGGCAGCGCTTCCGCTACATCACCTTCCCGATGATGATGCCGATCCTCGCCATCGTCATGACCTTCTCGATCATCTTCACCTTCACCGACTTCCAGCTCGTCTACGCCATCACCCGCGGCGGCCCGGTGAACTCGACCCATTTGCTGGCGACGCTCGCGTTCCAGCGCGGCATTGCCGGCGGCGAGCTCGGCGAAGGTGCCGCGATCGCGGTGTCGATGATCCCGTTCCTGGTGTTCGCGACGCTGTTCTCATATTTCGGCCTGGCGCGCCGCAAATGGCAGCAGGGAGAGGCCAATGACTGA
- a CDS encoding DMT family transporter — MTIASPAPKASNPASWLNNQPYLLLSLSSLFWAGNIVLARHVGAHVPPLTVTTIRWFGVFLILLPFAWPHLKRDWPNLRKSLPLMLFLSLVGFAFNNAISYWAMQYTEALNALLIQSAGPLFVALWSLALFGVRLTGAQLAGIAISLLGVLIIILRGDLAALASISFNRGDIMFASSLVAFGLYSAFIPRRPKIHQLSFLSFTTFCGATMLLPAAIWEALSGRVLQLDGVTLATLGYILIFPSTLAYLFFNRGVALIGPNRAAPFFHLVPVFGSAMAIVLLGEKLQPFHLIGYALVLAGVVFASRQGSAVK; from the coding sequence ATGACGATTGCTTCGCCCGCGCCAAAGGCCTCGAATCCGGCCAGTTGGCTCAACAACCAGCCTTACCTGCTGCTCAGCCTGAGCTCGCTGTTCTGGGCCGGCAACATCGTGCTCGCGCGCCATGTCGGCGCACACGTGCCGCCGCTGACGGTGACCACCATCCGCTGGTTCGGCGTGTTCCTGATCCTGTTGCCGTTCGCCTGGCCGCATCTGAAGCGCGACTGGCCGAATTTGCGCAAGAGCCTGCCGCTGATGCTGTTCCTGTCGCTGGTCGGCTTTGCCTTCAACAACGCGATCTCGTACTGGGCGATGCAATACACCGAGGCGCTGAACGCGCTGCTGATCCAGTCGGCCGGACCGCTGTTCGTGGCGCTGTGGTCGCTGGCGCTGTTCGGCGTGCGGCTGACGGGTGCGCAGCTCGCCGGCATCGCGATCTCGCTTCTCGGCGTGCTGATCATCATCCTGCGCGGCGATCTCGCCGCGCTCGCGAGCATCAGCTTCAACAGGGGCGACATCATGTTCGCCTCTTCGCTGGTGGCGTTCGGGCTCTACTCCGCCTTCATCCCGCGGCGGCCGAAGATCCACCAGCTCTCGTTTCTCTCCTTCACCACCTTCTGTGGCGCGACGATGCTGCTGCCCGCCGCGATCTGGGAAGCCCTAAGCGGCCGTGTCCTGCAACTCGACGGGGTGACGCTTGCGACGCTGGGTTACATCCTGATCTTTCCCTCGACGCTGGCCTATCTCTTCTTCAACCGCGGCGTGGCGCTGATCGGCCCGAACCGCGCCGCGCCGTTCTTCCATCTGGTCCCGGTGTTCGGCTCGGCGATGGCGATCGTCCTGCTCGGCGAAAAACTCCAGCCGTTTCATCTGATCGGCTATGCGCTCGTGCTCGCCGGCGTCGTGTTCGCCTCTCGCCAGGGTTCTGCGGTGAAATAA
- a CDS encoding IS256 family transposase, with amino-acid sequence MTETTNVLAFRQPSAVDDPLTDIVRAGARDLLARAIEIEVGAFLASTANLTLPDGRARLVRHGHGPVREIATGIGPVEVARPKVRDRGASGPGDRLRFSSAILPLWARRTKSLDALIPVLYLRGISTGDFQEALSALLGKDAPNLSPSVIAGLKADWQVEYERWPRRDLSARRYVYIWADGVYLQARMEDHSECMLVLIGTTPEGKKELIGFQVGVRESAQSWRELLIDLRQRGLRIAPQLAIGDGALGFWKALDEAFPGTRHQRCWCHKVSNVLDKVAKSVQGPMKNDLRNIYLAPHRAEAETAIDVFVEKYHVKYGRAVECLIKDRHALLAFFDFPAEHWIHLRSSNPIESVFATVRHRTVRTKGSLSQQTAKLMVFKLIDAASKTWRRLKSTNQLPKVIAGVKFIDGIEVIPNTESHAA; translated from the coding sequence ATGACCGAGACTACCAATGTTCTTGCTTTCCGTCAGCCGTCCGCGGTTGATGATCCACTGACCGATATCGTTCGTGCCGGCGCGCGGGACCTGCTTGCCAGGGCGATCGAGATCGAGGTTGGCGCGTTTCTGGCCAGCACGGCCAATCTGACGCTGCCCGACGGTCGAGCGCGCCTGGTCCGACATGGGCACGGTCCGGTGCGCGAGATTGCGACCGGCATCGGTCCGGTGGAGGTCGCTCGTCCCAAGGTCCGCGACCGCGGAGCGAGCGGGCCAGGCGACCGCCTCCGCTTCAGTTCGGCAATCCTGCCGCTATGGGCGCGGCGGACGAAGAGCCTGGATGCCTTGATCCCGGTCCTCTATTTGCGCGGCATCTCGACCGGCGACTTCCAGGAGGCGCTCTCGGCGCTGCTCGGCAAGGATGCGCCGAACCTGTCGCCTTCGGTGATCGCCGGCCTGAAGGCCGATTGGCAGGTCGAGTACGAACGCTGGCCGAGACGCGATCTGTCGGCGCGTCGCTATGTCTACATCTGGGCCGATGGCGTGTACCTGCAGGCCCGCATGGAAGATCACAGCGAATGCATGCTGGTGCTGATTGGCACCACGCCGGAAGGCAAGAAGGAGCTGATCGGCTTCCAGGTCGGCGTGCGCGAGAGCGCGCAGAGCTGGCGCGAACTCCTGATCGACCTGCGGCAACGCGGGTTACGGATTGCCCCGCAACTCGCCATCGGCGACGGCGCCCTCGGCTTCTGGAAGGCACTGGACGAGGCCTTTCCCGGCACGCGGCACCAACGATGCTGGTGCCATAAAGTGAGCAACGTACTCGACAAGGTCGCCAAATCCGTGCAGGGCCCCATGAAGAACGACCTGCGGAACATCTATCTGGCCCCACACCGGGCCGAAGCTGAAACCGCGATCGACGTCTTCGTCGAGAAATACCACGTCAAATACGGACGTGCGGTGGAGTGCCTGATCAAGGATCGCCATGCGCTGCTCGCCTTCTTCGACTTCCCTGCTGAGCACTGGATCCACCTACGCAGCTCGAACCCGATCGAGAGCGTCTTCGCCACGGTGCGCCACCGAACGGTGCGGACCAAGGGATCGCTGTCGCAACAAACTGCGAAGCTGATGGTGTTCAAGCTCATCGACGCCGCATCGAAGACCTGGCGGCGATTGAAGAGCACGAACCAGTTGCCGAAAGTCATCGCCGGTGTAAAGTTCATCGACGGAATCGAAGTCATTCCGAACACTGAAAGCCACGCCGCCTGA
- a CDS encoding methyl-accepting chemotaxis protein: protein MKLSNLKIAPKLGILVGVTLFGLCLSGVLAGYLMKREMVNARIDQAKSIVDLGRNYAAALKKRVDAGELTKDAALADLRRYGNAMTYDNGSGYLFGTSYDGITQLAPDPKQIGTNRMDVVTNGRKLSVELMDGVKANGSILLYYDYVKPGQETPISKIGYAVAVPGFDMYLGTGAYLSDIDAKMGPVYWLLGLAMLGIVIVAGGVAWLISRGISRPLELLGARMKDLADGKLEGEIPGVGRGDEVGAMASTVQIFKDNAVRIRGLEKTEADAKERAAAERRSAMEGIASDFERSVNGIVRSVSSAAAGMQSTAQSMTATASDASSRAATVGAASQKASGNVGTVAAAAEELSSSVAEISRQVTRSTEVASRAVSDAERTNATVQVLSTGAEKIGEVVKLIHSIAAQTNLLALNATIEAARAGESGRGFAVVASEVKALANQTAKATEEISAQVAAMQTSTSDAVTAISGITQTIAEMSEITAGISASIEQQGEATREIARNIQSVAAGSNEINANIGSVTSAAEATGSAATDVLTNARELDSQSGALRSAVDGFLAKVRAA from the coding sequence GTGAAGTTGAGCAATCTGAAGATCGCCCCCAAGCTCGGTATCCTTGTCGGCGTCACCCTGTTCGGCCTTTGCCTCTCCGGTGTTCTCGCCGGCTATCTGATGAAGCGCGAGATGGTGAATGCGCGCATCGACCAGGCCAAGTCGATCGTCGACCTGGGTCGCAACTACGCCGCGGCGCTGAAGAAACGCGTCGATGCCGGCGAGTTGACCAAGGATGCGGCGTTGGCCGACCTTCGCCGCTACGGCAACGCGATGACCTACGACAACGGCTCGGGCTATCTGTTCGGCACGTCCTATGACGGCATCACCCAGCTCGCGCCCGATCCGAAGCAGATCGGCACCAACCGCATGGATGTCGTGACCAACGGCCGCAAGCTCTCCGTCGAGCTGATGGACGGCGTCAAGGCCAACGGCTCGATCCTGCTCTATTATGATTACGTGAAGCCCGGCCAGGAAACGCCGATCAGCAAGATCGGTTACGCCGTCGCGGTGCCCGGTTTCGACATGTATCTCGGCACCGGCGCCTATCTCAGCGACATCGACGCCAAGATGGGCCCGGTCTACTGGCTGCTAGGTCTTGCCATGCTCGGCATCGTCATCGTCGCCGGCGGCGTTGCCTGGCTGATCAGCCGCGGCATCAGCCGTCCGCTGGAGCTGCTCGGCGCCCGCATGAAGGATCTCGCCGACGGCAAGCTCGAGGGTGAGATTCCCGGGGTTGGTCGCGGCGACGAGGTCGGCGCGATGGCCTCGACCGTCCAGATCTTCAAGGACAACGCGGTCCGCATCCGCGGCCTCGAGAAGACCGAAGCCGATGCCAAGGAGCGTGCCGCGGCGGAACGTCGCAGCGCGATGGAGGGCATCGCCAGCGATTTCGAACGCAGCGTCAACGGCATCGTCCGCTCGGTCTCCTCGGCCGCCGCCGGCATGCAGAGCACGGCGCAGTCGATGACCGCGACGGCCAGCGACGCCTCGTCGCGTGCGGCGACGGTCGGCGCCGCCTCGCAAAAAGCCTCCGGCAATGTCGGCACGGTTGCCGCAGCCGCCGAAGAATTGTCGAGCTCGGTTGCGGAAATCTCCCGCCAGGTCACGCGCTCGACCGAAGTCGCGAGCCGGGCCGTCAGCGATGCCGAGCGCACCAACGCCACCGTGCAGGTGCTCTCGACCGGCGCCGAGAAGATCGGCGAGGTCGTCAAGCTGATCCACTCGATTGCGGCGCAGACCAACCTGCTTGCGCTCAACGCCACCATCGAAGCGGCGCGCGCCGGCGAGTCCGGCCGCGGCTTCGCGGTCGTGGCCTCCGAGGTCAAGGCGCTGGCGAACCAGACCGCGAAGGCGACCGAGGAAATCTCCGCCCAGGTCGCGGCGATGCAGACCTCGACCAGCGACGCGGTCACGGCGATCTCCGGCATCACCCAGACCATTGCCGAAATGAGCGAGATCACCGCCGGCATTTCCGCCTCGATCGAGCAGCAGGGCGAAGCGACCCGCGAGATCGCCCGCAACATCCAGTCGGTCGCGGCCGGCTCGAACGAGATCAACGCCAATATCGGCAGCGTCACCTCGGCCGCGGAGGCGACCGGCTCTGCTGCCACCGACGTGCTCACCAACGCCCGCGAGCTGGACAGCCAGTCCGGCGCGCTGCGCAGCGCCGTCGACGGCTTCCTCGCCAAGGTCCGCGCGGCGTAA
- a CDS encoding LysR family transcriptional regulator, protein MSVIVAVTETGSFSAASRRLNTPVATVSRTVAELEARLKAQLFQRSSRQMKLTDVGRSYIEACKRIIGQVDDAEREVSGEYRIPKGDLAVTSPWGLGHMHLLPIALEFMDAFPDIALRLVLTDRIVNTAEENIDISVRIGNLPDSNLIATRVGSVRFVLCASPGYVAKHGQPKVPADLAAHDCISIDSLAAQRNWKFVIDGREVAVPIRSRLTLSDSEAAVEAAIAGAGITRVMSYKMEAARRAGKLVLMLEPFEQAPWPVHIVYAERKPEPLKLRSFLDWATPRLKERLA, encoded by the coding sequence ATGTCGGTGATCGTCGCGGTCACTGAGACAGGAAGCTTTTCAGCCGCTTCGCGGCGCCTCAACACGCCGGTCGCGACAGTCAGCCGCACGGTCGCCGAGCTGGAGGCGCGGTTGAAGGCCCAACTATTTCAGCGATCCTCGCGCCAGATGAAGCTGACCGATGTCGGACGATCCTACATCGAAGCCTGCAAGCGCATTATCGGGCAGGTAGACGACGCGGAGCGCGAGGTCTCCGGCGAGTACAGGATTCCGAAAGGAGATCTCGCGGTCACGTCGCCCTGGGGGCTCGGACACATGCACCTGTTGCCGATCGCGCTCGAATTCATGGATGCCTTTCCAGACATCGCGCTACGGCTCGTCCTGACCGACCGCATTGTCAACACGGCCGAGGAGAATATCGACATTTCGGTTCGCATCGGCAACCTCCCGGACAGCAACCTGATCGCGACCCGAGTCGGCTCGGTCCGGTTCGTGCTCTGTGCGAGTCCCGGTTATGTTGCCAAGCACGGCCAACCGAAGGTGCCTGCCGATCTGGCTGCTCATGACTGTATCAGTATCGACAGCCTCGCGGCTCAGCGGAACTGGAAGTTCGTCATCGACGGCCGCGAAGTAGCGGTGCCGATCCGGTCGAGATTGACTTTGAGCGACTCCGAGGCTGCGGTCGAAGCCGCGATCGCGGGTGCCGGCATCACCCGAGTCATGTCGTACAAGATGGAAGCCGCACGGCGCGCCGGAAAGCTCGTTTTGATGCTGGAGCCATTCGAACAGGCGCCATGGCCGGTGCATATCGTCTACGCGGAGCGCAAACCCGAGCCACTCAAGCTCCGATCTTTTCTCGACTGGGCCACGCCGCGCCTTAAGGAGCGGCTTGCTTAG
- a CDS encoding Bug family tripartite tricarboxylate transporter substrate binding protein has protein sequence MLSSLIRALRTAGAAASAAQADNYPSRNITLVLPFAAGSGTDTTTRLISQHLSQALGVGIVIENKAGANGMIAATYVARAAPDGYTLLVTTNTTHSANPYLLKSLTYDPVKDFTPIARTGDLPFMLVIHPEVPAKTVGELVAYGKANPGKLSYASGSSSAIVSGATFAHNAGLDLLHVPYKSSPPALNDVMGGRVSMMFVDILTGLPHVNGNALRALAVTTKDRSPLVPNLPSMQEAGVPDFDISSWQGYFGPASMPKEIVTRLNAEIRKIVEKPEIKAQLATLGMDAFSGTPEQLGTFVNEQLVLWEKLITNAKIEKQ, from the coding sequence ATGCTGTCATCACTGATCCGCGCTCTGCGCACAGCCGGCGCAGCCGCATCCGCCGCGCAGGCCGACAATTATCCGAGCCGCAACATCACGCTGGTGCTGCCATTCGCGGCCGGCAGCGGCACCGACACCACGACGCGGCTGATCTCGCAGCATTTGTCGCAGGCGCTCGGCGTCGGAATCGTGATCGAGAACAAGGCGGGCGCCAACGGCATGATCGCCGCGACCTATGTCGCGCGCGCCGCCCCCGACGGCTACACGCTGCTGGTGACGACCAACACCACGCATTCGGCCAATCCCTACCTGCTCAAGAGCCTGACCTACGATCCCGTCAAGGACTTCACCCCGATCGCGCGCACCGGCGACCTGCCCTTCATGCTGGTGATTCATCCGGAGGTGCCGGCCAAGACCGTCGGCGAGCTCGTCGCCTACGGCAAGGCCAATCCGGGCAAACTGAGCTACGCGTCGGGCTCGTCCTCGGCGATCGTGTCGGGTGCGACCTTTGCGCACAATGCCGGGCTCGATCTCCTGCACGTGCCCTACAAGAGCTCGCCGCCGGCGCTCAACGACGTCATGGGCGGCCGCGTCTCGATGATGTTCGTCGACATCCTGACCGGCCTGCCCCACGTCAACGGCAACGCGCTGCGCGCGCTCGCCGTCACCACCAAGGACCGCTCGCCGCTGGTGCCGAACCTGCCCTCGATGCAGGAGGCCGGCGTGCCCGACTTCGACATCTCGTCGTGGCAGGGCTATTTCGGCCCCGCCAGCATGCCCAAGGAGATCGTGACCAGACTTAACGCCGAGATCAGGAAGATCGTCGAGAAGCCTGAGATCAAGGCCCAGCTCGCCACGCTCGGCATGGACGCCTTCTCCGGCACGCCGGAGCAGCTCGGCACGTTCGTGAACGAGCAGCTGGTGCTGTGGGAGAAGCTGATCACCAACGCGAAGATCGAGAAGCAGTAG
- a CDS encoding C-terminal binding protein, with protein MPKYRVVTPKGASFTVAGSDYSFEREALDPIDAEIVEAPANEAEFIAAAKNADAIYAKGIPITKSIIDALDSCKVITLGSVGVDSVDVKAATARGIPVTNIPDTFIEEVADHAMMLLLAGFRRLVEQDRMARDGRWAEGRPALLKIPRLMGQTLGFISFGRVARAVAKRAAPFGLRMMAYDPFIQETLMYDHGVIPATLNEVLSQSDFVSMHAPARPEVHHMLTEKHFRQMKKGSVFINTGRGATVDEESLIKALQEGWIAHAALDVLEKEPPSHNNPILSIENVTLTAHVASASARFDEARKRRVGYELSLVLQGMWPVSCVNPSVLQNTALRRWQPVSMDRGPNS; from the coding sequence ATGCCGAAATACAGGGTGGTGACGCCGAAGGGCGCGAGCTTCACGGTCGCAGGCAGCGACTATTCCTTCGAGCGAGAGGCGCTCGATCCGATCGATGCCGAGATCGTCGAAGCCCCCGCCAACGAGGCCGAGTTCATCGCCGCCGCGAAAAACGCCGATGCCATCTACGCCAAGGGCATCCCCATCACCAAGTCGATCATCGACGCACTTGATAGCTGCAAGGTGATCACGCTCGGCTCGGTCGGCGTCGACAGCGTCGACGTGAAGGCCGCGACCGCCCGAGGCATTCCCGTCACCAACATTCCCGACACCTTCATCGAGGAGGTCGCCGACCACGCCATGATGCTGCTGCTCGCCGGCTTCCGCCGCCTAGTCGAGCAGGACAGGATGGCGCGCGACGGGCGCTGGGCCGAAGGCCGGCCAGCGCTGTTGAAGATCCCGCGGCTGATGGGCCAGACGCTCGGCTTCATCTCGTTCGGCCGCGTCGCGCGTGCAGTTGCGAAGCGCGCCGCCCCGTTCGGCCTGCGCATGATGGCCTACGACCCCTTCATCCAGGAAACGCTGATGTACGACCATGGCGTGATCCCGGCGACGCTGAACGAGGTGCTGTCGCAATCGGACTTCGTCTCGATGCACGCCCCGGCAAGGCCCGAGGTGCATCACATGCTCACCGAGAAGCACTTCCGGCAGATGAAGAAAGGCTCAGTCTTCATCAATACCGGCCGCGGCGCCACCGTGGACGAGGAAAGCCTGATCAAGGCGCTCCAGGAGGGCTGGATTGCGCACGCCGCCCTCGACGTGCTGGAGAAGGAGCCGCCCTCGCACAACAATCCCATCCTCAGCATAGAGAACGTGACGCTGACCGCCCATGTCGCCTCGGCCTCGGCACGGTTCGACGAGGCGCGCAAGCGCCGCGTGGGCTACGAATTGTCACTGGTGCTTCAGGGCATGTGGCCGGTAAGCTGCGTCAATCCGTCGGTGCTGCAGAACACCGCGCTCCGCCGCTGGCAGCCCGTCAGCATGGATCGCGGCCCGAACAGCTAG
- a CDS encoding ABC transporter substrate-binding protein: MRNDITRRDALALGLSATALAATGVAAHAQSAIKAADVPAPKLPIEKGASLRMLRPVRFVQADEDVFRANAAKFTKETGVEVKVDFVGWEDINQQTAVTSNSGAGPDIIIGFSDAPHIYVDKLIELTDVADYLGKKYGGWQNLAKAYGKKAKSDTWIGLPFGATAGPLIYRKSILKSVGFDKAPDDHAGLLDLCKKLQKAGKPAGFALGNAVGDGNGFADWMMWSHNASLLDEEGNVTINSKETIAALNFVKELYPTFIAGTPSWNDVSNNRAYSSQEIGLTANGVSLYFSLKNDPATAAIAEDSEHQLLPKGLAPISPMSGLTLNAMVFKHSQYPNAAKAFLQFMLEKDQYEPWLNANSGYWSQPLAAYADAAVWKGDPKVAIFRDTMNSTYYAGYKGPISTATGAVRADYVTVQMFASVATGAATPEAAAAEAEQRCKRYFRRQR; the protein is encoded by the coding sequence ATGAGGAACGACATCACCCGTCGTGATGCCTTGGCGCTGGGCCTGTCCGCTACCGCGCTCGCGGCAACCGGTGTTGCAGCGCACGCTCAATCCGCAATCAAGGCCGCGGACGTCCCCGCACCGAAATTACCGATCGAGAAAGGCGCGTCCTTGCGCATGCTGCGGCCGGTGCGCTTCGTCCAGGCCGACGAAGACGTGTTCCGCGCCAACGCAGCCAAATTCACCAAGGAGACCGGGGTCGAGGTCAAGGTCGACTTCGTCGGCTGGGAGGACATCAACCAGCAGACCGCGGTGACCTCGAATTCCGGCGCCGGCCCCGACATCATCATCGGCTTCTCCGACGCGCCGCACATCTATGTCGACAAGCTGATCGAGCTGACCGACGTCGCCGACTATCTCGGCAAGAAGTATGGCGGCTGGCAGAACCTTGCGAAGGCCTACGGCAAGAAGGCCAAGAGCGATACCTGGATCGGGCTCCCGTTCGGGGCCACCGCCGGTCCCCTGATCTATCGCAAATCCATCCTCAAATCCGTCGGGTTCGACAAGGCGCCGGACGATCATGCCGGGCTCCTCGACCTCTGCAAGAAGCTGCAGAAGGCCGGCAAGCCCGCTGGCTTTGCGCTGGGCAATGCCGTCGGCGACGGCAACGGCTTTGCGGACTGGATGATGTGGTCGCACAATGCCTCGCTGCTGGATGAGGAAGGCAATGTCACCATCAACAGCAAGGAGACCATCGCGGCGCTGAATTTCGTGAAGGAGCTCTACCCGACCTTCATCGCCGGTACGCCGTCCTGGAACGACGTCAGCAACAATCGCGCCTATTCCTCACAGGAAATCGGGCTGACGGCGAACGGCGTCTCGCTGTATTTCTCGCTGAAGAACGATCCGGCGACCGCGGCGATCGCCGAGGATTCCGAACATCAGCTGCTGCCGAAGGGCCTTGCACCGATCTCGCCGATGTCCGGACTGACGCTGAACGCCATGGTGTTCAAGCACAGCCAGTATCCGAACGCGGCGAAGGCCTTCCTGCAGTTCATGCTGGAGAAGGACCAGTACGAGCCGTGGCTCAACGCCAACAGCGGTTACTGGTCGCAACCGCTTGCGGCCTACGCCGATGCGGCGGTGTGGAAGGGCGATCCCAAGGTCGCGATCTTCAGAGACACTATGAACAGCACGTATTACGCCGGCTACAAAGGTCCGATTTCGACCGCCACCGGTGCTGTTCGCGCGGACTATGTGACGGTGCAGATGTTCGCCTCGGTCGCGACCGGTGCGGCGACGCCCGAAGCCGCGGCTGCGGAAGCGGAACAGCGCTGCAAGCGGTACTTCCGCAGACAGAGGTAG
- a CDS encoding carbohydrate ABC transporter permease encodes MTDTVAQPAAVANTPPDTMAWDSGLRRLMMIYLPLGCFVLILLFPFYWMAITSFKPNAELMNFKDHNPFWITSPTLAHVKHLLFDTAYPRWLWTTMIVAIGSTTLSLIASTLAAYAIERLRFRGSPYVGLGIYLAYLVPPSILFIPLATVVVQFGLFDSPMALILVYPTFLVPFCTWLLIGYFKSIPYELEECALVDGATRLQILRRITLPLAVPGLISAGIFSFTLSWNEFIYALAFIQSGANKTVPVAILTELVTGDVYQWGALMAGSLLGSLPVAIFYSLFVDYYVSSLTGAVKE; translated from the coding sequence ATGACTGATACTGTCGCGCAGCCGGCCGCCGTCGCCAACACACCGCCCGACACCATGGCTTGGGATTCCGGGCTGCGGCGGCTGATGATGATCTACCTGCCACTCGGCTGCTTCGTGCTGATCCTGCTGTTTCCGTTCTACTGGATGGCGATCACGTCGTTCAAGCCGAACGCAGAGCTGATGAATTTTAAGGATCACAACCCGTTCTGGATCACCTCGCCGACGCTGGCGCACGTCAAGCACCTGCTGTTCGACACCGCCTATCCGCGCTGGCTGTGGACAACGATGATTGTGGCGATCGGGTCGACCACGCTGTCGCTGATCGCGAGCACGCTCGCCGCCTATGCCATCGAACGGCTGCGCTTCCGCGGCAGTCCTTATGTGGGCCTCGGCATCTATCTCGCTTACCTCGTGCCGCCGTCGATCCTGTTCATCCCGCTCGCCACCGTCGTGGTGCAGTTCGGCCTGTTCGATTCACCGATGGCGCTGATCCTGGTCTATCCGACCTTCCTGGTGCCGTTCTGCACCTGGCTCCTGATCGGCTATTTCAAGTCGATCCCCTACGAGCTCGAGGAATGCGCGCTGGTCGACGGCGCCACGCGCCTCCAGATCCTGCGGCGGATCACGCTACCGCTGGCGGTGCCCGGGCTGATCTCGGCCGGCATCTTCTCCTTCACGCTGTCCTGGAACGAGTTCATCTACGCGCTCGCCTTCATCCAGAGCGGCGCGAACAAGACCGTGCCGGTTGCGATCCTGACCGAGCTCGTCACAGGCGACGTCTACCAGTGGGGCGCGCTGATGGCGGGATCGCTGCTCGGCTCGCTGCCGGTTGCGATCTTCTATTCGCTGTTCGTGGATTATTACGTCTCCTCGCTGACCGGCGCGGTCAAGGAGTAA